In Schizosaccharomyces osmophilus chromosome 2, complete sequence, the following proteins share a genomic window:
- the tra2 gene encoding NuA4 complex phosphatidylinositol pseudokinase complex subunit Tra2, with protein sequence MGEDLRNTLEDSFESLKNDNLDISKKNEILASFNKEFPFSSAQNLNTIYPSWIPFLLDFAHSFEVSFDSESIENELKRNVLSILQQCAHEDEFQPYAELCVTRLIWFIRSENDEIAIFCLKIIMDVFKSFKGSIHGCAQSFFDLVVSLVRKLPSTIPFCFPKSSIMSSAVDEHSLLFTSAPGSYLYKETLDLHQLMNHQSAGERNLQPALQSFRVFIECPVVIVLILQVLRQSATSNVQLLLPFLLDILQIDVPIPDDLSARVNEDTSFDFFRAVKNKSTYRSVFMAQVKTLSFVAYILRTFPETFTNKEVIPLIVVTLLRRCPHDMCFARKELLVASRHILSTNLRRLFITVLDSLLEPNILLGKGVAARELLRPLAYSTLADLLHHIRNEVSSEQIRKAITIYSHNLHDPSLSIGLQTMGARLVLNMIDRIISLPNPADSISLLFFIFDAFIAKFHELNYKLQGRFHQQNEKAVRREDGSAKFHMEEQLPSIISMEKDGSFLFKNLMLGLRALMYGLRMCKARSFEASNLHLNSIEKLTTIQETHIFKKLFVEVAKGLSFFRPDEVYWEMYYAGNEDNLDKPLTSTLPKNKDEKDCLEVFATIFIHLEPPLFIEIFESNLPMFFEQLKLNLTLFHIPQFLLSNESTSPRFLNVLLRFLLSKLDELGSSDERHGSVMLRLFRLSFVTVSLFAPKNEPVLRPYVSEIVIKCMKFAPNSKNSLNYYLLLRALFRGIGGGRFDSLYKEIMPLLHALLEAFNSLLASAKSQKERDLFTELCLTVPVRLSLLLPYLSYLMKPLVNSLKSGQELVNQGLRTFELFLDNLTPDFLDPIMAPVIDELMDALWGHLQPLPYGHQYSHNALRILGKLGGRNRKLLNKIQRMNVTSSFFKDFTTLVDIKGTDRTQLLHILNYVNPAVNILTRQNLDVEIKRQSFYYLRTITKIFFQQTSDIDNIGSRIRASAQQLLQSNVDFKRPYSFATNRGTGRDFICKIDDDSVENAVLFRATYGLFIATSVEGLSESALQSLKALAANILVYDLLYAVDLCKDGNGELPRYSRKEPILSSHYFSHCLAKVMCEDDERIRNSVSHVLNFMFEFASSLFSGSQHAYILPIFEVLLSDFRHNCYDCQWHHKFGGCLGLKYLIEQKCSSLWLFDRQADILTALFFTLKDTTPEVPSICKTTVMDVLKCLFEKIYTTKDTKIAPGVLGHLVLELSNHNSVVRNSTRELLSLLSSLSTVPISELVSQYKERLLGPIFAKPLRALPFHIQIGHIDAVYYFIGLEGHLISLNEEVMRIIHETIALAGADDDALIGHNKASHFKNAAFLVRLRVVCINLLISIINKIDLTQGQHVHLRGKIISVFFKSLYVKSNEVIEAAFTGLQYALKDDQKLPKELLQTGLRPILFNISDHKRLTVAGLEGLARLLSLLTNYFKVEIGRKLLDHLIALRDTVNLREISKMPLASQTEMRIIQALINIFHLLPSNANQFMQDLLKCVLDIEMKLNRTCPNYFGIPLLKYINRYPRDAWEFFYARIDDSVCNNFLIELLRSKESEDLILVVKENWSVFRSILTTEVPTSNNTRYSFALEVSCEIFKRDPSFFKEKNSFFKALTNAVEIIGDLINNGGTITFITSWERVLIQLCEFLLKIYDHCIKEFDSGLDLLAAFQSIEYYLSNTLMITLTKHLQNSLTENFEVKLRSLLFNFLSSNSSLQLKNTLLNDVLLQYFHHHKTNGESCQAWFYSLYKLYFKGISAKIGTFYDDGVSMGTLQIILFFLKNDYKVLGDFKKELMSLCCALANSEDLIIKQLSIYSLSIFSSVFSVPDFIPGLVYKALLKSPPVEVRHTVKSSFECIFSSMSLSSELSNHMVELPLQMIRSQSQNISQLLNVLDFISTRVSYFYLYRSAYVSIIIDSLYKLGGIPNPNLEIRSLSLNLVKMLVSWDQTERSEQKTEIFTNNQKRAILSFLFRFICLYSELYTEGLCQEAAGVLEQLFSSKEWSNLGMKLTFFTKSIAHFDSTESNSIMYANSLKTLSVVIKTADDTWIMENFNDLKLLMVQSLQNENYIVQPSLSNFVSSVLSLPMVRPSLTSIPGISEIWSTISEWTERQLVAGSQLDVALSCLNCCLARKKTSVNLLAAFMRSFHKVTKDVLSLGTQEMLTPAVNMQQDPVKDETYSVLMSMIEIGCSHISDLKDQRRWFLSALVQIIEKSTNEKICSTIFNAVRNWVVNLEASIPTLKEKAALLLKMVSFENRFTRLNNSSLFSDYLYFIHDVFQMKEYDGSELLYRLDAVYLLGTRSSDSKIRDLFIHTLNMNLPTDLCSRFCKLLGVHHWDSLSNTYWIPQLNSFLIDCFELDKNCILFKKPKRFPMLSSYLPSEPLETDCDSEDDNIKSALVTYEVISDGLSNIKLSDIMIPVSKMQTVDSEAAGALWEDLFNASFSSFSSEQVALASKAVIFILSKEYHIRLLGKTPSVLETFLSAILLSDRFIALPPQLLSFLSKNFGLHHQCILLLENALRNNPGFRDDELLVYRNSCLDALSEIYYGLNEHDLYIGLWKRRSRYLQTEIAASYEQCYKWEKAQLVYEQAQINTCAGAIPYSPQENGFWHDHWIKSAQKLNQWDVLLDLSKQEGCDELYIESAWRVLDWNTDRDKIEKPVKTLSPLVSLRRHTSDALLFLTSGERKTDTANEFSKIIHEGMQFSLRRWQQLPKRIFQSHAPLLHHFQELAEMQEAYNIYTQLESTTVENLDTKLQDIKVILQSWRERLPNIWDDIDCWSDLVSWRKTVFKAINNVFLPLASALQQAPNGTSNSNSASYLYRGYHELAWIINRFAHVARVQHLPEVCIGQLTKIYTLPNIEIQEAFLKLREQAKCHYEYPSEMHLGLEVINNTNLMYFRNPQKAEFFTLKGMFQSSLGEYDEANQAFATAVQIDLSLGKAWAEWGLYHDNLFSASPQDPWHACNAVSCYLQAASLYPSSKAKKYLSRLLWLLSIDVQGGISAVVTSFKSEIPAWNWVSFIPQLLTSLSRNEAPHARAILIVIARTYPQALHFQLRTAFEDYTLANKQQLAEAAAKASTSNGSTESLPTDTKARDVNSGTSFSSSPSVTPINEGFMSSEMNGKHSHSNARLPSQNTGDIMAILKTAYPLLALTMETMVDQIQSRLKSFPDEDAYRLIVALLNDGLQYITRLGVVTKNTPQLPMTKANIQRFAENVLPTSIREAFMKDFVEQDLTLLAYVDKLRVWKKRFVEILDQRPKCLHLEQCSLYLSEFQHQKFDEVEIPGQYLLDRDNNNEFVRLERFVPNVDLIRGHNICYKRLTMRGYDGILYPFALQYPATRHSRREERMHQLLRYINSILETKIEVRRRNITFNVPISIPLSSHMRILSDDDANVTAQEINDWYCEEHGMVSDHPIRFFFDKLQSNLIQLKRGNKMNLENSSLEEKKKVYRRRTLALRMQILDTIKDSLIPETIYYDYFSKAYNNYSDFWFFKRAFTVQYAYFLMITYMFNVGSRFPHKIIINRSSGSISSADLLPLMTSNQPTFNNPEAVPFRLTPPVQYLIGDIGIEGLLVGVLISFAQSCSSSDADIRQYLSLYIRDEVLWWHKQQKKPLPQGLQLFEMVRFNVELLSRRATVISQNVPDNLPITQTLIDLISQATNPKQLAQMDQLWQAWL encoded by the exons ATGGGGGAAGATTTAAGGAATACTCTGGAAGACTCATTTGAGTCACTGAAAAATGACAACCTTG ATATaagcaagaaaaatgagatccttgcttctttcaatAAAGAGTTTCCTTTCTCCAGTGCTCAGAATTTAAACACGATATACCCATCATGGATACCATTTTTATTAGATTTTGCACATTCCTTTGaggtttcttttgattcGGAATCCATTGAAAATGAGCTAAAGCGAAATGTTCTGAGCATATTGCAGCAATGCGCCCATGAAGACGAATTTCAACCATATGCTGAACTTTGTGTTACTCGATTGATTTGGTTTATACGGtcagaaaatgatgaaatAGCGATTTTTTGCCTAAAGATTATCATGGATGTTTTCAAGTCTTTTAAAGGCTCTATCCATGGTTGCGCTCAAAgcttttttgatttggtTGTTTCATTAGTCCGTAAACTCCCATCCACAATccctttttgctttcccAAAAGTAGTATTATGTCTTCTGCCGTTGACGAACATTCTCTCTTGTTTACTTCCGCACCAGGCAGCTACCTGTACAAAGAGACACTTGATTTACACCAACTAATGAATCATCAGTCTGCAGGAGAGCGGAATCTTCAGCCAGCTCTTCAGAGCTTTCGTGTGTTTATTGAATGCCCCGTTGTAATCGTGCTCATCCTTCAAGTCCTCCGACAATCTGCTACCTCAAATGTACAGTTGctccttccttttcttctggATATACTTCAAATTGACGTGCCAATTCCAGATGACTTGTCGGCTAGGGTAAATGAGGATACTagctttgatttttttagaGCTGTCAAAAATAAGAGCACATATAGGTCCGTTTTCATGGCTCAGGTGAAAACGCTTTCATTTGTCGCTTACATATTGAGAACCTTCCCAGAGACGTTTACCAACAAGGAGGTGATTCCATTAATTGTCGTCACGCTTCTGCGGAGATGTCCGCATGACATGTGCTTTGCTCGAAAAGAGTTACTGGTCGCTAGTCGGCATATACTTTCAACAAATTTACGTAGATTATTTATTACAGTTTTGGATTCCTTGCTTGAACCCAATATACTGCTTGGAAAAGGTGTTGCTGCAAGAGAATTATTACGACCGCTTGCTTATAGCACTTTAGCCGACTTGCTTCATCATATTCGCAACGAAGTCAGTAGTGAGCAAATTCGAAAAGCGATCACTATTTATTCGCATAATTTACATGATCCCAGTTTAAGTATAGGCTTACAAACTATGGGAGCTCGActtgttttgaatatgaTTGATCGCATTATAAGCCTTCCCAATCCAGCTGACTCAATCTcacttcttttctttatttttgatgcCTTTATAGCAAAATTCCATGAACTTAATTATAAGCTACAAGGCAGGTTTCAtcaacaaaacgaaaaggcTGTGCGACGAGAAGACGGCTCGGCAAAATTTCACATGGAAGAGCAGTTGCCCTCCATTATCTCAATGGAGAAGGATGGCTCTTTCCTGTTTAAGAATCTAATGCTTGGGTTACGTGCATTGATGTATGGGTTGCGAATGTGCAAGGCTCGCAGCTTCGAGGCTTCAAATTTACACCTTAATAGCATCGAGAAGTTAACTACTATCCAAGAGACTCATATATTTAAGAAGCTTTTTGTCGAGGTTGCAAAGggtctttctttttttcgaCCCGACGAAGTTTACTGGGAAATGTATTATGCTGGAAACGAAGACAATCTCGATAAACCGTTAACATCCACacttccaaaaaataaagacgAGAAAGACTGTTTGGAAGTATTTGCAACAATATTTATTCATCTTGAGCCCCCTTTATTcattgaaatttttgaatcaaaTTTACCTATGTTTTTCGAGCAGCTAAAATTAAACCTTACTTTATTCCATATTCCgcagtttcttctttctaaCGAAAGCACATCCCCAAGGTTCCTTAACGTTTTACTTCGCTTTCTACTTTCAAAGTTGGACGAACTAGGTTCTTCCGACGAAAGACATGGTTCTGTTATGCTGAGGCTTTTTCGATTATCCTTCGTTactgtttctttgtttgctCCAAAAAACGAGCCCGTTTTACGACCTTATGTTTCTGAAATAGTTATCAAATGCATGAAATTTGCACCGAATTCtaaaaattctttaaacTACTACCTGCTTCTACGTGCTCTATTCAGAGGTATTGGTGGTGGTCGTTTTGATAGCTTATACAAGGAGATTATGCCCCTCTTGCATGCCTTGTTGGAAGCTTTCAACTCCTTATTGGCTTCCGCCAAATCTCAGAAGGAAAGGGATTTATTTACGGAACTTTGTTTGACTGTTCCTGTCCGTCTCAGTCTTCTTTTACCATACTTGAGCTACTTAATGAAACCGTTGGTTAACTCTTTGAAAAGCGGTCAAGAACTGGTAAACCAAGGTTTAAGAACTTTCGAACTTTTTCTTGACAATTTAACTCCGGATTTCTTGGATCCAATTATGGCGCCTGTTATTGATGAACTTATGGATGCTTTATGGGGCCATCTTCAGCCTTTACCATACGGCCATCAATATAGTCACAATGCCCTTAGAATTCTCGGCAAATTAGGTGGGAGAAACCGTAAACTTCTAAacaaaatccaaagaaTGAACGtaacttcttctttcttcaaggATTTTACTACGCTTGTGGATATCAAAGGAACCGACCGGACACAGCTTTTAcatattttgaattatGTGAATCCCGCAGTAAACATCTTAACTAGACAAAATTTAGATGTCGAAATCAAACGTcaatctttttattatttgagAACAATCAcgaagattttttttcagcaGACAAGTGATATAGATAATATAGGCTCTCGCATTAGAGCCAGTGCTCAGCAGTTGTTACAATCAAATGTTGACTTCAAAAGACCCTATTCGTTCGCTACTAATCGAGGAACGGGTCGTGATTTTATCTGTAAAATCGATGATGACTCAGTTGAAAATGCCGTACTATTCCGTGCTACTTATGGTTTATTTATAGCTACCTCAGTTGAAGGCTTAAGTGAGAGTGCATTGCAAAGTTTGAAAGCACTCGCCGCTAACATTCTTGTGTATGATTTACTGTACGCTGTTGATTTATGCAAAGACGGCAATGGTGAATTACCTCGATATTCTCGCAAAGAGCCCATCCTAAGCTCTCATTATTTTTCCCATTGCTTAGCGAAAGTAATGTGCGAAGATGATGAGAGGATAAGAAATTCAGTTAGTCATGTTTTGAACTTCATGTTTGAATTTGCTTCGTCGCTTTTTTCTGGTTCCCAGCATGCTTATATTTTACCCATTTTTGAGGTTTTGCTTTCTGATTTTAGACATAATTGCTATGACTGTCAGTGGCATCATAAGTTTGGCGGTTGCCTTGGTCTTAAGTATCTAATAGAACAAAAATGTTCGTCTTTATGGTTATTTGACAGACAAGCTGATATTTTAACTGCATTGTTTTTCACCCTTAAGGATACTACTCCCGAAGTACCTTCTATATGTAAAACGACAGTTATGGATGTTttgaaatgtttgtttGAGAAAATCTACACCACTAAGGATACTAAAATTGCTCCTGGGGTTCTAGGCCATTTAGTATTGGAACTTTCCAATCACAACTCGGTAGTACGCAATTCAACTCGAGAATTGCTGTCCCTTCTTTCCTCTCTGTCTACGGTCCCCATTTCGGAGCTTGTTTCTCAATATAAGGAAAGGCTTTTGGGTCCGATTTTTGCCAAGCCATTACGGGCTCTTCCGTTTCACATACAAATTGGACATATAGATGCcgtttattatttcatAGGGTTGGAAGGTCATTTGATATctttgaatgaagaagTAATGCGAATAATTCACGAAACTATTGCTCTTGCGGGTGCAGATGACGATGCCTTAATAGGTCACAACAAAGCCTCACATTTTAAAAATGCAGCATTCCTTGTGAGATTAAGGGTTGTTTGCATCAACCTTCTAATTTCTATTATCAATAAAATTGATTTGACTCAAGGCCAGCATGTTCACTTAAGGGGGAAAATTATTTCTGTGTTCTTCAAGTCACTCTACGTTAAATCTAATGAAGTTATAGAAGCAGCATTTACTGGGTTGCAATACGCTCTAAAGGATGACCAGAAGCTCCCAAAGGAGTTGTTACAGACTGGATTGCGTCCGATACTGTTTAATATATCTGATCACAAGCGGCTCACCGTTGCTGGTTTGGAAGGGCTTGCTAGATTACTTTCTCTTCTGACAAACTATTTCAAGGTGGAGATTGGAAGGAAACTTTTGGATCATTTGATTGCTCTTCGTGACACAGTAAATTTACGTGAGATATCGAAGATGCCTTTAGCTTCTCAAACTGAGATGAGGATTATCCAGGCTCTCATTAATATCTTTCACCTACTTCCCAGCAACGCAAACCAATTCATGCAAGACTTATTGAAATGCGTATTAGACATCGAAATGAAGCTCAATCGTACTTGCCCTAATTACTTCGGTATCCCATTATTGAAGTACATTAATCGCTATCCACGTGATGCCTGGGAATTTTTCTATGCCAGGATTGATGATTCCGTTTGtaacaattttttgattgagCTACTTCGATCAAAGgaatctgaagatttaaTACTTGTAGTGAAGGAAAATTGGAGCGTCTTTCGCTCGATTTTAACTACGGAAGTGCCTACGTCCAACAATACGAGATATTCTTTCGCATTGGAAGTTTCTTGCgaaatattcaaaagagACCCTTCGttcttcaaagaaaaaaattcattctttaaagCGCTCACAAACGCTGTCGAAATAATTGGTGACTTAATTAATAATGGAGGAACTATCACTTTTATTACATCTTGGGAAAGAGTTTTAATTCAATTATGTGAGTTCTTGCTGAAAATATACGACCATTgtataaaagaatttgattCTGGTTTGGATCTACTAGCGGCTTTTCAGAGTATTGAATATTATTTATCCAATACTCTCATGATCACATTGACAAAGCATCTTCAAAACAGCCTTActgaaaattttgaagtGAAGCTACGAAGTCTTCTGTTTAACTTTCTAAGTTCAAATAGCTCATTGCAACTAAAAAATACGCTTCTCAATGATGTTTTGCTGCAGTATTTCCACCATCACAAGACAAATGGCGAATCGTGTCAAGCGTGGTTCTATTCACTTTACAAACTTTATTTTAAAGGTATTTCCGCTAAAATTGGGACTTTTTATGACGATGGAGTCAGTATGGGAACCTTACAgatcattttattttttttaaagaatgaTTATAAGGTTTTAGGcgatttcaaaaaagaattaatgTCACTATGCTGCGCTTTAGCAAATTCTGAAGATCTTATTATAAAGCAGTTATCGATCTATTCCCTGTCTATTTTTAGTTCTGTATTCTCCGTCCCGGATTTTATACCTGGCCTCGTCTACAAAGCATTACTTAAGAGTCCTCCTGTTGAGGTCAGGCATACTGTGAAGTCTTCCTTtgaatgtattttttcGTCTATGTCTTTATCGAGTGAGTTGTCAAATCACATGGTTGAGCTTCCTTTACAAATGATAAGAAGTCAAAGCCAAAATATATCGCAGCTACTAAATGTTCTTGACTTTATAAGCACACGCGTTtcctatttttatttgtataGATCAGCTTATGTCTCTATCATAATAGATTCTCTATATAAGTTGGGAGGGATTCCAAATCCAAATCTGGAAATTCGTTCACTATCGTTAAATCTTGTGAAAATGTTAGTTTCCTGGGATCAAACCGAGAGATCTGAAcagaaaacagaaatttttacaaataatCAAAAACGTGCCATATTAAGTTTCTTGTTCCGGTTTATATGTCTGTATTCAGAACTGTATACCGAAGGCTTGTGCCAAGAAGCCGCGGGTGTACTTGAACAgctattttcttccaaagaatgGTCTAATCTTGGAATGAAGCTTACCTTTTTCACAAAAAGCATAGCACATTTTGATTCAACCGAGTCAAACTCTATAATGTATGCAAATTCCTTAAAGACATTGTCTGTAGTAATAAAGACTGCGGATGATACGTGGATCATGGAAAACTTCAATGACCTGAAACTACTAATGGTGCAGTCCTTACAGAATGAAAACTATATAGTTCAGCCATCATTAAGTAATTTCGTTTCTTCGGTTCTTTCGTTACCAATGGTTCGTCCTTCCTTAACAAGTATACCAGGAATTTCAGAAATTTGGAGCACTATTAGTGAATGGACGGAAAGGCAATTAGTTGCTGGTTCCCAACTTGATGTTGCTTTATCTTGTTTAAATTGCTGTCTTGCGAGAAAGAAGACTTCCGTTAATTTGCTTGCAGCTTTTATGCGTTCTTTTCATAAGGTAACGAAGGATGTACTTTCTTTAGGAACGCAAGAAATGTTAACGCCAGCTGTGAACATGCAACAGGATCCTGTGAAAGATGAAACATATTCAGTGCTTATGTCAATGATTGAAATAGGTTGTTCACACATAAGCGATTTAAAAGATCAGCGAAGGTGGTTTCTTAGTGCCTTGGTTCAAATCATTGAAAAATCAacgaatgaaaaaatatgtTCAACCATTTTCAATGCTGTTCGCAATTGGGTTGTTAACCTCGAGGCTTCAATCCCTACTTTAAAGGAGAAAGCTGCGTTGTTATTAAAAATGGTCTCATTTGAAAACAGATTTACGAGGCTAAATAATTCAAGCCTCTTTTCAGACtatctttatttcattcacgatgtttttcaaatgaagGAATACGACGGCAGCGAGCTGCTTTATCGACTTGATGCGGTGTACTTGTTGGGTACCAGAAGTTCGGACTCTAAAATTCGCGATTTATTTATACATACTTTAAATATGAACCTTCCTACGGATCTATGTTCACGATTCTGCAAGCTACTTGGAGTGCATCACTGGGACTCACTTTCAAATACATACTGGATACCCCAActgaattcttttctgaTTGACTGCTTTGAGCTCGATAAAAATTGCATCTTGTTTAAAAAGCCTAAGCGTTTTCCAATGCTTTCTTCGTATTTACCTTCAGAACCATTAGAAACGGACTGTGATTCGGAAGATGATAATATAAAATCTGCGCTCGTCACATATGAAGTGATTTCCGATGGTCTAAGCAATATCAAGCTTTCAGACATCATGATTCCAGTATCAAAGATGCAGACTGTAGATTCTGAAGCGGCTGGCGCCCTCTGGGAGGATTTATTCAACGCATCGTTTTCcagtttttcttctgaGCAAGTTGCTTTGGCTTCTAAAGCCGTGATCTTCATTCTTTCGAAAGAATATCATATAAGGTTACTCGGAAAGACACCCAGTGTTTTGGAAACGTTTTTGAGTGctattttgctttctgATAGATTTATTGCTTTACCGCCGCAGttattatcttttttaagtAAAAACTTCGGTTTACACCATCAATGCATTCTTCTGTTAGAAAACGCACTTCGCAATAATCCCGGTTTTAGGGACGACGAGTTATTAGTTTATAGAAATTCCTGTTTAGACGCTTTAAGTGAGATTTATTATGGTTTAAATGAGCATGACTTATATATTGGTCTATGGAAACGACGTTCTCGCTACCTACAGACAGAAATTGCTGCGTCTTATGAACAATGCTACAAATGGGAAAAAGCACAATTGGTATATGAACAAGCCCAAATAAATACTTGTGCTGGTGCTATACCCTATTCACCTcaagaaaatggattttgGCATGATCATTGGATTAAATCTGCCCAAAAGCTGAATCAGTGGGATGTCCTTTTGGATTTATCAAAACAAGAGGGCTGCGATGAATTATACATAGAAAGTGCTTGGCGAGTTCTGGATTGGAACACTGATCGTGATAAAATTGAGAAGCCGGTCAAAACACTTTCACCATTAGTGAGCCTGAGGCGACATACGTCGGATGCTCTGCTCTTTCTAACAAGCGGAGAGCGGAAAACAGATACTGCGAATGAATTCTCTAAAATCATTCATGAGGGTATGCAGTTCTCTTTACGCCGTTGGCAGCAATTACCCAAGCGCATTTTTCAGTCTCATGCACCTTTATTGCATCATTTCCAGGAGCTTGCAGAAATGCAAGAAGCTTATAATATCTACACACAACTTGAGAGTACTACTGTTGAAAACCTAGATACCAAGCTTCAAGACATAAAGGTTATTTTGCAAAGTTGGAGGGAGCGCTTACCTAATATATGGGATGATATTGATTGTTGGAGTGATTTAGTTTCTTGGAGAAAAACTGTTTTTAAAGCCATTaacaatgtttttttgCCCTTGGCTTCAGCTCTTCAACAGGCGCCAAATGGCACTTCGAACAGCAATTCGGCATCTTATCTTTACCGAGGGTACCATGAATTGGCATGGATAATAAATCGATTCGCCCACGTTGCTCGAGTGCAGCATTTACCTGAAGTTTGCATTGGTCAACTTACTAAAATCTATACACTGCCGAACATAGAAATACAAGAGGCTTTTCTGAAATTACGTGAACAAGCGAAATGTCATTATGAGTACCCCTCGGAAATGCATTTGGGTTTAGAAGTTATAAACAATACCAACCTTATGTACTTTCGTAACCCTCAAAAAGCTGAATTTTTTACATTGAAAGGAATGTTCCAGAGTAGCCTAGGAGAATATGATGAGGCAAATCAAGCCTTCGCTACAGCAGTACAAATTGATTTATCACTTGGAAAGGCTTGGGCTGAATGGGGTTTGTATCATGACAACCTATTTAGTGCATCACCCCAGGATCCTTGGCACGCTTGTAATGCTGTTAGTTGCTATCTTCAGGCTGCATCACTATATCCCAGTTCAAAAGCTAAGAAGTACCTCAGTCGACTTCTTTGGTTGCTTTCTATTGACGTTCAAGGAGGCATATCTGCTGTCGTTACCTCATTTAAATCCGAAATTCCAGCGTGGAATTgggtttcttttattcctCAGTTATTAACTTCTTTGTCACGTAACGAAGCGCCGCATGCTCGAGCAATATTAATAGTAATAGCTAGAACATACCCTCAGGCACTTCACTTTCAACTTCGTACCGCTTTTGAGGATTATACTCTTGCGAATAAACAGCAATTGGCAGAAGCGGCAGCTAAGGCTTCTACCTCAAATGGCTCTACTGAAAGTTTACCAACAGATACTAAAGCCAGGGACGTGAATTCGGGTACATCCTTTTCAAGCTCTCCTAGCGTAACTCCTATAAACGAGGGATTTATGAGCAGTGAAATGAACGGAAAACATAGTCACTCAAATGCTCGTCTACCATCTCAAAACACTGGGGATATAATGGCTATTCTGAAAACTGCTTATCCATTATTGGCTTTAACAATGGAAACTATGGTGGACCAGATTCAATCTCGTCTTAAATCTTTTCCTGACGAAGATGCTTATAGACTAATTGTTGCGTTGTTGAATGACGGTTTACAGTATATTACAAGGCTTGGCGTTGTGACAAAGAATACGCCTCAACTCCCAATGACAAAAGCTAATATACAGCGTTTTGCAGAAAATGTATTACCTACATCTATTCGAGAAGCTTTCATGAAAGATTTTGTTGAGCAAGATTTGACATTGCTGGCTTACGTGGATAAGTTGCgtgtttggaagaagaggtTTGTAGAAATTCTAGACCAACGCCCTAAGTGTCTTCATTTGGAACAGTGCAGCCTTTATTTAAGTGAATTTCAGcatcaaaaatttgatgaGGTGGAAATTCCCGGTCAATATCTTTTGGATCGTGACAACAATAATGAATTTGTCCGGTTAGAAAGATTTGTTCCCAATGTCGATCTCATAAGAGGACACAATATTTGTTACAAACGACTTACGATGAGGGGTTATGATGGCATTTTATATCCTTTCGCTCTACAGTACCCTGCCACTCGCCATAGTAGACGTGAAGAACGTATGCACCAACTTTTACGTTATATCAATTCGATTCTGGAGACAAAAATTGAAGTCCGACGTCGAAATATCACCTTCAACGTACCCATCTCAATTCCACTTTCTTCTCATATGCGTATCTTAAGTGATGACGATGCGAATGTAACAGCGCAGGAAATTAATGATTGGTATTGTGAAGAACATGGGATGGTATCTGATCACCCTattcgtttcttcttcgaCAAGTTGCAGTCAAATCTTATTCAATTAAAACGTGGCAACAAAATGAACTTAGAGAATAGTTCTTtggaggaaaagaaaaaggtttaCCGTCGACGTACTCTAGCCTTAAGGATGCAAATCTTAGACACGATCAAAGATTCCCTTATACCTGAGACGATCTACTATGATTATTTCAGTAAAGCCTATAATAATTATTCGGatttttggttctttaaACGTGCTTTTACTGTACAATATGCTTACTTCTTGATGATTACCTACATGTTTAATGTCGGAAGCAGATTTCCTCATAAGATTATTATTAATCGTAGCTCAGGAAGCATAAGTTCTGCAGATCTTTTACCTTTGATGACTTCGAACCAGCCTACGTTTAACAACCCCGAAGCAGTTCCATTCCGTTTGACTCCTCCTGTTCAGTATTTAATTGGCGATATTGGAATAGAGGGCTTGCTGGTTGGTGTTCTCATAAGCTTTGCTCAGAGTTGCTCAAGCTCGGACGCTGACATAAGGCAATATCTCAGTCTATATATCCGTGATGAAGTTTTGTGGTGGCATAAGCAGCAAAAGAAACCTTTACCGCAGGGATTGCAATTATTTGAGATGGTGAGGTTTAATGTCGAATTATTGTCCCGAAGGGCGACTGTCATAAGCCAGAACGTTCCTGATAATTTGCCAATAACACAAACGCTGATTGACTTAATATCGCAAGCTACAAACCCCAAGCAGCTTGCTCAGATGGATCAGCTCTGGCAGGCGTGGTTGtaa